One segment of Candidatus Micrarchaeum acidiphilum ARMAN-2 DNA contains the following:
- a CDS encoding geranylgeranyl reductase, with translation MEKEIVIVGAGSAGLMLSIELARRGIHSTVYERKRRVDDGVEKASGILSKNGLDRMELEYRTSIINDLYGADIFAGNEKLAVMAKSVVAYVVDRKKFINLFYSAAKEAGVDVLLGRELNRETLVDMAGRGDKIIVGADGALSHVASAFGFPPIHRFVLTYKAEFDGALVEDPKKVGVYVGERYIKGFFGWMVPYGKSIAEVGIGIDSSAKKSSAVVFDSFLKNSSISNIISGSRKIAGHASIIPLEVRKKTVLGNVMLLGDAAGQVKATTGGGIIFGILCAKIAAESIAKKLGGREPLGEYERRWRALYGADLKMHNMIHSYYSFLNSIGPRNSGYFIKFLKALGVGEFLSKHGDMDSPKAMLKRVFIRK, from the coding sequence ATGGAAAAGGAAATCGTTATAGTTGGGGCGGGCAGCGCCGGACTTATGCTTTCCATAGAACTAGCCAGGAGGGGCATACATTCCACAGTATACGAAAGAAAGCGCAGAGTAGACGATGGTGTAGAAAAGGCATCAGGCATACTATCCAAAAATGGCCTGGATAGGATGGAGCTTGAGTACAGAACTAGCATAATAAATGATCTTTACGGCGCAGACATATTCGCAGGCAATGAAAAACTGGCAGTTATGGCAAAATCGGTTGTGGCGTACGTAGTCGACAGAAAGAAATTCATAAATTTATTTTACAGCGCGGCAAAGGAGGCGGGGGTTGATGTGTTATTGGGCAGGGAATTGAACAGGGAAACGTTGGTAGACATGGCGGGTAGAGGCGATAAAATAATAGTCGGCGCGGATGGCGCGCTTTCACATGTGGCCAGCGCGTTCGGTTTTCCGCCTATTCACAGATTTGTACTCACATACAAAGCCGAATTTGATGGCGCATTAGTAGAAGACCCCAAGAAGGTTGGGGTCTACGTAGGGGAGAGGTATATAAAGGGTTTCTTTGGCTGGATGGTGCCCTATGGCAAAAGCATAGCCGAAGTCGGGATTGGCATAGACAGCAGCGCGAAGAAAAGCAGTGCGGTCGTTTTTGATTCGTTCTTGAAAAACAGCAGCATATCCAATATTATTTCTGGCTCTAGGAAGATAGCTGGACATGCGAGCATAATACCACTAGAGGTAAGGAAAAAAACAGTTTTGGGAAACGTGATGCTTTTAGGAGACGCTGCAGGTCAGGTAAAGGCCACCACGGGAGGAGGCATAATATTCGGGATCCTCTGTGCCAAGATCGCAGCAGAATCGATAGCTAAAAAATTGGGCGGCAGAGAGCCGCTGGGCGAGTATGAGAGAAGATGGAGGGCGCTGTACGGAGCAGATTTAAAAATGCACAACATGATACACTCTTATTATTCGTTCTTAAATTCCATAGGCCCCAGAAACTCCGGTTATTTCATAAAATTTCTGAAGGCGCTTGGAGTTGGCGAATTCTTGAGCAAGCATGGGGATATGGACAGTCCGAAGGCCATGCTTAAGCGCGTATTTATAAGAAAGTAG
- a CDS encoding TATA-box binding family protein, which produces MVSADLHATIDLYALSKDVKAVDYEPEQFPGAIFRIAEPKAVIILFKNGKMICTGSNTEANIKKVLAYAAKVLSKYVLSINPPAK; this is translated from the coding sequence GTGGTAAGCGCGGATCTTCATGCAACAATAGACCTTTACGCGCTTTCCAAGGACGTAAAAGCAGTCGACTATGAGCCAGAGCAGTTTCCAGGCGCCATATTCAGGATAGCCGAACCAAAGGCCGTCATAATACTATTTAAAAATGGCAAAATGATATGCACCGGCTCGAACACCGAGGCCAACATAAAAAAGGTGCTCGCATATGCGGCAAAGGTGCTTTCAAAGTACGTCCTTTCTATAAATCCTCCGGCAAAGTAG
- a CDS encoding SecY protein has protein sequence MALEFMDKISKYLPSIQGPKKPLSLREKMYWTAGILVIYFLLYNTYAIGVNQQDVTQPLLQLISIIFAAKVGSLITVGIGPIVLSSIILQLINGSGLIKLDLTETAQKSRFQALQKLSAICIAVIESVVFVLSGYVPVASPSLIGYVILQLAIGAIIIIFLDEIMSKWGITSGINMFIAAGVSYAIIAGTVSILIPEAAAAIAAGGAAAPANALLAFGPLIFAFVIFLVSIYAYEMKVELPLSFEQLRGVGGRLPIPFLYVSVLPVILASSLELSLTVWFRFLAGVKGNLASVAKFIAYYQSVGGTQTLSGGLVYLISPTFPLPYSAPYGIGGYGAYFTYLATHTSNLFLPWGGMVLVPEWVHVIVYTVVLLILCVIFGKFWIEMTGQSPKNMAQQLGETGWQIPGFRRDPRVIENVLNKYVPTITVLGSLFVGLLAAIATLTGAIGTGMGILLTVGIIYMLYQQLEQENLYDTYPILNKITK, from the coding sequence ATGGCACTAGAATTCATGGACAAGATATCCAAGTATCTTCCATCGATACAGGGACCTAAGAAACCGCTGTCGCTCCGCGAAAAGATGTACTGGACGGCAGGAATCCTTGTAATATATTTCCTGCTGTACAACACATACGCCATAGGAGTCAACCAGCAGGACGTAACCCAGCCGCTGCTGCAGCTCATAAGCATAATATTCGCCGCAAAGGTCGGCAGCCTCATAACGGTGGGAATAGGGCCCATAGTGCTATCTAGCATAATACTGCAGCTTATAAACGGATCCGGACTGATAAAACTGGATCTCACGGAGACCGCGCAGAAATCCAGGTTCCAGGCCCTGCAAAAGCTGTCTGCAATTTGCATAGCAGTAATAGAATCAGTGGTATTTGTGCTCAGCGGATACGTGCCGGTCGCGTCTCCGTCGCTGATAGGCTATGTAATACTGCAATTGGCCATAGGTGCGATAATAATAATATTCCTGGACGAAATAATGAGCAAGTGGGGCATCACATCCGGAATAAACATGTTTATAGCAGCCGGGGTGTCGTACGCCATAATAGCCGGAACTGTTAGCATACTCATACCTGAGGCTGCCGCGGCAATCGCTGCAGGCGGAGCAGCCGCCCCGGCAAATGCACTCCTTGCCTTCGGGCCGCTGATATTCGCATTTGTAATATTCCTGGTAAGCATATACGCCTATGAGATGAAGGTCGAGCTGCCGCTGAGCTTCGAGCAGCTTCGCGGCGTGGGCGGAAGGCTGCCCATACCTTTCCTTTACGTGAGCGTACTGCCAGTGATACTGGCGTCTTCCCTGGAGCTCAGCCTCACGGTATGGTTTCGGTTCCTTGCAGGCGTGAAGGGCAATTTGGCCAGCGTAGCAAAGTTCATAGCCTACTACCAGTCGGTAGGCGGCACGCAGACTCTTTCAGGCGGTCTTGTGTACCTGATATCGCCCACATTCCCATTGCCGTATTCCGCACCGTACGGAATAGGGGGCTACGGGGCATATTTCACCTACCTAGCTACACATACCAGCAACCTATTCCTGCCATGGGGCGGGATGGTGCTCGTGCCAGAATGGGTGCACGTGATAGTTTACACTGTAGTGTTGCTGATACTGTGCGTGATATTCGGCAAATTCTGGATAGAAATGACCGGTCAGAGCCCCAAAAACATGGCCCAGCAGCTCGGCGAAACGGGCTGGCAGATCCCTGGATTCAGAAGGGACCCGCGGGTAATAGAAAACGTGCTAAACAAGTACGTCCCTACAATAACCGTGCTAGGCAGCCTGTTCGTAGGATTACTTGCAGCGATAGCTACGCTCACCGGAGCCATAGGCACGGGGATGGGCATACTCCTCACTGTGGGCATAATATATATGCTGTACCAGCAGCTGGAGCAGGAGAACCTCTACGATACCTACCCGATACTAAACAAAATAACAAAATAA
- a CDS encoding glycosyl transferase group 1 has product MDIAITQANLTMKGGAEKIVLKMAQHYKAKIYTAEYDKNATFPEFSDLDVEVIGTKAAAKILPYSRATQGLDYGMSFYRFVIKEDYDVINAHIAPSHWIRNSNERVVWYCHTPLRELYDLYAYRQKFRKVWSRPVYKVGASFVRKMDYGVVKKIEFIFANSENTRGRIKKYFGRDDAVVLNGAVDYQNYLDRGNDKYFLYPARISPNKRQDYAIRAFEIFRRISKSKGYRLILVGPVSKDSFYQEYYRKVIESSRATKGIEVMTEVNDKELIDLYSRCTAVIYPPLNEDYGLVPLEAMASRKPIIAVNEGGPRETVVDGKTGFLTGSEEEMARRMAMVAENDDLAAKLGRAGRAHVKKNYSWDRFFESFEKEARKVAKM; this is encoded by the coding sequence ATGGATATCGCAATAACACAGGCAAACCTTACCATGAAGGGTGGGGCCGAAAAGATAGTGCTCAAGATGGCTCAGCACTACAAAGCCAAGATATACACCGCCGAATACGATAAGAACGCAACGTTTCCGGAATTTTCGGATCTTGATGTTGAGGTTATAGGTACCAAAGCCGCGGCCAAAATTTTACCGTACAGCAGGGCTACGCAAGGCCTCGATTATGGCATGTCTTTTTACAGGTTCGTAATCAAAGAGGACTATGACGTGATAAATGCCCACATAGCGCCCAGCCATTGGATAAGGAACAGCAATGAACGCGTTGTATGGTATTGCCACACCCCGCTAAGAGAGCTATATGATCTTTACGCTTACAGGCAGAAATTCAGGAAGGTGTGGAGCAGACCGGTTTACAAGGTAGGCGCATCATTTGTCAGGAAAATGGATTACGGAGTTGTAAAGAAAATAGAGTTCATATTTGCAAACAGCGAAAATACCAGAGGCAGGATAAAGAAGTATTTCGGGAGAGATGATGCAGTGGTACTTAATGGCGCGGTAGATTATCAGAACTATTTGGATAGGGGCAATGACAAGTACTTCCTCTATCCAGCGCGTATCTCTCCAAACAAAAGGCAGGATTACGCAATAAGGGCTTTTGAAATATTTAGGAGGATTTCCAAATCCAAGGGCTACCGCCTAATCCTGGTCGGGCCTGTGTCGAAGGACAGCTTCTATCAGGAATACTATCGTAAGGTCATTGAGAGTTCCAGGGCGACGAAAGGAATAGAGGTAATGACCGAGGTAAACGATAAAGAGCTTATTGACCTGTACTCTAGGTGCACTGCGGTTATTTATCCGCCGCTGAACGAGGATTACGGGCTGGTGCCGCTGGAGGCGATGGCGAGCAGAAAGCCGATAATCGCGGTTAACGAAGGCGGTCCGCGTGAGACGGTTGTAGACGGGAAAACAGGGTTTCTGACAGGTAGCGAAGAGGAGATGGCCAGGCGTATGGCAATGGTTGCCGAGAACGATGACCTGGCCGCAAAATTGGGTAGGGCGGGCCGCGCTCACGTCAAGAAAAATTACTCATGGGACCGATTCTTCGAAAGTTTTGAAAAGGAAGCAAGAAAAGTAGCAAAAATGTAA
- a CDS encoding aminotransferase class-III — MIKISKRTQNVIANDKKLFLTTTKEDFPFVADHGDGDFVYDLDGNKFIDFSSFISVYNLGVNANARIREAAKAQIDKLIHPAFTDYYAELPTIFARKLISMLPRGYGKLFLSNSGTEANEAALKFSNVMTGKQYTMAFYNAFHGRTKGALGLTASKSIQRSHFGPFPNSIHVPFPYCYRCPFNEKYPGCGFACIDYIKKYPLSKEVDPKEIAAFFIEPIQGEGGYVVPPLDYFKELKKVLDEYGILMVADEVQSGYMRTGKFLALENFGVTADMYTMAKSIAGGFPMGVTAVSKELGDIPAGAHANTFGGNLVSVAAANASIDYVIKNKAVLHKLVVEKGKAIMKRLREMQEKYEIIGDVRGIGLMIGIEIVKDRKTKEPGIKERSRILEESFNNGLIMLPAGASSIRIIPPLTVSKGAMEKGLNILEASFKSVCSK, encoded by the coding sequence ATGATAAAGATATCTAAAAGGACCCAGAATGTGATAGCGAATGACAAGAAGCTTTTCTTGACGACCACAAAAGAAGACTTCCCATTTGTGGCGGATCATGGTGACGGCGACTTTGTCTACGACCTTGATGGTAACAAGTTTATAGACTTCTCAAGCTTCATATCTGTCTACAATCTTGGAGTAAATGCCAACGCAAGGATACGCGAAGCGGCAAAGGCCCAAATAGACAAGTTAATACATCCTGCATTCACGGACTATTATGCCGAACTTCCGACCATATTTGCAAGAAAGCTGATCAGCATGCTTCCGCGCGGCTACGGCAAGCTGTTCCTGTCAAATTCAGGCACTGAGGCAAACGAAGCTGCGTTAAAATTTTCCAACGTAATGACAGGGAAGCAGTATACAATGGCTTTTTATAATGCATTCCACGGCAGGACTAAGGGCGCCCTCGGGCTTACTGCATCGAAGTCTATTCAAAGAAGCCATTTTGGTCCGTTCCCGAATTCCATACACGTGCCGTTTCCATACTGCTACAGGTGCCCTTTCAACGAGAAATATCCCGGCTGCGGCTTTGCATGCATAGACTATATAAAGAAATATCCACTGTCGAAAGAGGTTGATCCGAAGGAGATAGCCGCATTCTTCATAGAGCCGATACAGGGCGAGGGCGGCTACGTGGTTCCACCCCTGGATTATTTCAAGGAGCTGAAAAAGGTGCTAGACGAGTACGGAATACTCATGGTTGCCGACGAGGTGCAGTCGGGCTACATGCGTACAGGCAAGTTCTTAGCGCTTGAAAACTTCGGAGTTACTGCCGACATGTACACAATGGCAAAATCCATAGCTGGAGGTTTCCCAATGGGTGTCACGGCGGTAAGCAAGGAACTCGGCGACATACCCGCAGGCGCTCATGCAAACACGTTTGGCGGGAACCTGGTCTCAGTAGCGGCCGCTAACGCGTCTATCGATTATGTTATAAAAAACAAGGCGGTGCTGCACAAGCTAGTAGTAGAGAAGGGCAAAGCGATAATGAAACGCCTTAGGGAGATGCAGGAAAAATACGAGATAATAGGCGACGTACGTGGCATAGGGCTCATGATAGGCATAGAAATAGTCAAGGACAGAAAAACCAAGGAGCCCGGTATAAAAGAAAGGTCAAGAATCCTAGAGGAATCGTTCAACAACGGCTTAATAATGCTTCCTGCAGGTGCATCATCCATAAGAATAATACCACCGCTTACAGTAAGCAAGGGCGCAATGGAAAAAGGTCTGAACATACTGGAAGCATCATTCAAGAGCGTCTGCTCAAAATAG
- a CDS encoding TatD-related deoxyribonuclease, whose protein sequence is MCLQQTRQLMTHINRMELRKTVTVMADAHCHLDAIDILKINEAVEDGVLYMFTDGVDTKSNLKSIDLASKHVFPLVGVHPEYAAAMSDKELNYNLDIARSNKSVIVGIGEIGLDYTRAAGFEGMDRQKQVFELFLDLAEKLKMPVSVHSRNAIDDVFIILKERTDLKVHIHFFEGGVEHAKIAERRGYMISVPPLKSAKRDKVINSISIDYLMAETDSPTAGMFPKDVRSAVENIARLKQVSFETAAEKLTQNTIEFFNVKDRI, encoded by the coding sequence ATGTGCCTGCAACAGACACGGCAACTTATGACCCATATAAACAGGATGGAACTGCGAAAAACAGTTACGGTTATGGCGGATGCCCATTGCCACCTTGATGCAATAGATATTCTAAAGATAAACGAGGCGGTCGAAGATGGGGTGCTCTACATGTTTACAGATGGCGTCGACACGAAATCCAACTTGAAGTCCATAGACCTGGCATCAAAGCACGTATTTCCGCTTGTAGGGGTGCATCCAGAATATGCAGCGGCCATGTCAGATAAGGAGCTCAATTACAATTTGGATATAGCAAGAAGCAACAAGAGCGTAATTGTAGGCATAGGCGAGATAGGCTTGGATTATACCCGCGCTGCCGGCTTCGAAGGCATGGACAGGCAGAAGCAGGTTTTTGAGCTTTTTCTGGACCTAGCCGAAAAGCTTAAGATGCCCGTCAGCGTGCATTCCAGAAATGCAATAGATGATGTGTTCATAATACTCAAAGAACGCACAGACCTCAAAGTACACATCCACTTCTTTGAGGGCGGCGTTGAGCATGCCAAAATTGCTGAGAGAAGGGGTTATATGATATCGGTGCCTCCGCTGAAATCTGCCAAAAGGGACAAAGTAATAAATAGCATATCCATAGATTACTTAATGGCAGAGACGGATTCGCCGACTGCAGGCATGTTTCCTAAGGATGTTAGATCCGCGGTTGAGAACATAGCCAGGCTAAAACAGGTAAGCTTCGAGACCGCTGCTGAAAAGCTAACGCAAAATACTATTGAATTTTTTAACGTTAAGGACAGGATTTAG
- a CDS encoding CoA-binding domain protein produces the protein MASNIVKHENHGILSDADKVEGLAIMMNPKSVAIVGASQNPDKVGHVILQNYLDVGYSGKLYPVNANASGKILGLESYRNITEIKKPIDLAVIAIPAKFTSELITECHKAGVKSIVVVSSGYAEIGEVKLEQELIDLANKYKIPLLGPNCLGVMDLKSRVDTLFLPTFKIDRPSIGGVSFVSQSGAVGSSTLDIIANEGFGLSKFISYGNASVIDETDILNYLAKDEDTKVILYYIEGVKRGRAFIEAAKKATLKKPIVVLKGGRTEAGSKAAHSHTASLAGSYEAYDAVFRQFGLIRADDIQDFVSFSKIFVSQPKCTGNRVAIMTNGGGVGVVGTDSLYSNGLQLAELSEESKKALKKALPPIVGVNMPIDMAGDADDKRFSATLDIISKDQNIDAIMAITLFQTPGADSRVASTLIHYGTTMEKPMVVVSIGGSYTGVHKMMMERSGIPVYDSPNTASRALAALISYSKYLHRMGK, from the coding sequence ATGGCATCCAATATCGTCAAACATGAAAATCATGGCATTCTGAGCGATGCTGATAAGGTAGAGGGGCTTGCCATAATGATGAACCCCAAGAGTGTGGCAATCGTGGGCGCGTCACAAAATCCTGACAAGGTAGGCCATGTAATACTGCAGAACTATCTCGACGTCGGATATTCGGGCAAGCTGTATCCGGTCAATGCAAACGCCTCCGGGAAAATTCTCGGCTTAGAATCGTACCGCAACATTACCGAAATAAAGAAACCAATAGACCTGGCAGTGATTGCAATACCCGCAAAATTTACATCAGAATTGATTACAGAATGCCATAAGGCTGGGGTAAAGAGCATTGTCGTAGTGAGCAGCGGCTACGCAGAAATCGGCGAGGTAAAGCTTGAGCAGGAGCTCATAGACCTTGCAAATAAGTACAAGATACCTCTGCTGGGACCTAACTGCCTCGGTGTAATGGACCTTAAGTCGCGGGTTGACACGCTGTTCCTTCCCACATTCAAGATAGACAGGCCAAGCATAGGCGGAGTAAGTTTCGTATCACAAAGCGGCGCGGTAGGGAGTTCCACGCTAGACATAATAGCCAACGAGGGCTTTGGCCTTTCAAAGTTCATATCGTATGGAAACGCTTCGGTAATAGACGAAACAGACATACTGAATTATCTAGCCAAAGATGAAGACACAAAAGTCATCCTATACTATATAGAAGGCGTTAAAAGAGGCCGCGCATTCATAGAGGCAGCCAAAAAAGCAACGTTGAAAAAACCCATAGTGGTACTAAAAGGCGGCAGAACCGAGGCAGGGTCAAAGGCCGCGCATTCGCATACCGCCTCGCTCGCAGGCAGCTATGAAGCATACGATGCCGTATTCAGGCAGTTCGGGTTAATAAGGGCCGACGACATTCAGGACTTTGTGTCATTCTCAAAAATATTTGTCTCGCAGCCGAAATGCACCGGCAATAGGGTTGCAATAATGACGAATGGCGGCGGGGTCGGTGTAGTCGGAACCGACTCCCTGTATTCAAATGGGCTGCAGCTTGCAGAGCTCTCCGAAGAGTCCAAAAAGGCGTTGAAGAAGGCCCTGCCGCCTATCGTGGGCGTGAACATGCCCATAGACATGGCCGGAGATGCCGATGACAAAAGGTTTTCCGCAACCCTGGACATAATATCAAAGGACCAAAACATAGACGCGATAATGGCGATAACGCTGTTTCAGACTCCTGGGGCAGATTCGCGTGTCGCATCCACACTGATACACTACGGCACCACCATGGAAAAGCCGATGGTCGTCGTAAGCATAGGCGGGTCCTATACGGGTGTGCACAAGATGATGATGGAGCGCTCAGGCATACCTGTATACGATTCCCCTAACACTGCTTCGAGAGCGCTGGCTGCCCTGATAAGCTATTCTAAATACCTGCATAGGATGGGAAAATGA
- a CDS encoding small GTP-binding protein — MQDKEKLESKLEELQEEYSKTKDNKATNKHLGALRSKIAAVKKDIIKAGKKKHGRGFFVKKYGDATVALVGFPSAGKSTILNALANSKSKTGYYAFTTTTIIPGTMLYNDAHIQVLDMPGIIENAHEGYGGGVAVIAQMKVVDLLVFVIDVNSIDQLGMLLKELNALQIFVNKKRPSVQIMPDETSPGIVIDVNKSDLGADEIKMILNSFGVYNANVRIWDNLDGNDLIGIISGKSSYIPGIVALNKVDTNKNFEKAKADIESRYGFATVPTSGLNGTGIEALKRSIYENLSIMRVYLKPRAKENPEPIIVKSGCTVGLLARKLHTEILNDLKCAYINGPSVKFRNQRVGVNHILAEGDTITFIKE, encoded by the coding sequence ATGCAGGACAAGGAAAAGCTCGAATCAAAACTGGAAGAGCTACAGGAAGAATATTCAAAGACAAAGGACAATAAGGCGACAAACAAGCACCTCGGTGCGCTCAGGTCAAAGATCGCAGCGGTAAAAAAGGACATAATAAAGGCGGGCAAGAAAAAGCACGGCCGTGGATTTTTTGTCAAAAAATATGGCGATGCAACTGTGGCGCTTGTGGGCTTCCCTAGCGCCGGAAAATCGACAATATTGAACGCGCTGGCAAATTCCAAGTCGAAAACCGGATATTACGCATTCACAACAACCACCATAATACCTGGCACCATGCTCTATAATGACGCGCACATACAAGTTCTCGATATGCCCGGCATAATAGAAAACGCACACGAAGGGTACGGGGGCGGCGTGGCAGTTATAGCCCAGATGAAGGTTGTGGATCTGCTGGTTTTCGTGATAGACGTGAATTCCATAGATCAGCTCGGCATGCTGCTAAAGGAACTCAACGCCCTGCAGATATTCGTAAACAAGAAGAGGCCATCAGTCCAAATAATGCCGGACGAAACTTCGCCAGGCATCGTTATAGACGTCAACAAGTCCGACCTCGGGGCAGACGAAATAAAAATGATACTGAACAGCTTTGGCGTTTACAATGCTAACGTAAGGATATGGGACAACCTGGATGGGAATGACCTAATAGGCATAATCTCTGGGAAGTCTTCATACATACCTGGAATAGTCGCGCTGAATAAGGTCGACACTAACAAAAATTTTGAAAAGGCCAAGGCGGATATCGAAAGCAGATACGGATTCGCTACGGTGCCGACCAGCGGTCTAAACGGGACAGGAATAGAAGCTCTAAAGCGTTCAATATACGAAAACCTGTCAATAATGAGAGTTTACCTCAAGCCAAGGGCAAAAGAAAACCCCGAACCGATAATAGTAAAGAGCGGTTGCACTGTGGGCCTGCTGGCAAGAAAGCTCCATACAGAAATACTTAACGACCTTAAATGCGCTTACATCAACGGCCCCAGCGTAAAGTTTAGAAATCAGCGGGTAGGCGTGAACCACATACTTGCCGAAGGCGATACCATAACATTCATAAAAGAATAA
- a CDS encoding GTP-binding signal recognition particle SRP54 G- domain gives MDFGEGLRQAIAKISRSTIIDVNTIREFSKELQKTLLMADVEVNLVAEFTKSIQEQALKSKPPPGLDPREYITNMVYEELTKLMGKTYEPQISKKRILLAGLYGSGKTTTAAKLAKYYQDRGLSAGVICCDVTRPAAYQQLETLAKQANVAFFGIKDSKDPVKIVKSGLEAMKGKGVVICDTSGRSALDANLVEELKRVSDAFAPEEKVLVVSADIGQVAGRQAREFAKAISISGVIVTKMDGSAKGGGALSAANAAHAPVMFIGTGEKISNIEPFDSEKFIGELLGVPNIEKLIEHVSAAVKEANLSEDEIDVEKLDFETFYAQLKALNKMGPLKNVFGMLGAPDVPKELVEEGESKLNKYKVIISSMTKEERQNEKLLHDPSRAERVARGSGTTEKDVRALLSDFNKMKKSFNMLKNNRGMKRFFSKLS, from the coding sequence ATGGACTTCGGAGAAGGCCTAAGGCAGGCAATAGCAAAAATTTCACGTTCCACTATAATAGACGTAAACACGATTCGCGAATTTTCTAAGGAGCTGCAGAAAACCCTGCTTATGGCAGACGTTGAAGTAAACCTTGTTGCGGAATTCACCAAAAGCATACAGGAGCAGGCGCTAAAGAGCAAGCCTCCGCCAGGCCTAGACCCGCGCGAATACATAACCAATATGGTATACGAAGAACTGACAAAGCTGATGGGCAAGACCTACGAGCCCCAGATATCCAAAAAACGCATATTGCTGGCAGGACTCTACGGTTCAGGTAAGACAACAACCGCTGCCAAGCTGGCGAAATACTACCAGGATAGGGGGCTAAGCGCCGGCGTAATATGCTGCGATGTCACACGCCCCGCCGCCTACCAGCAGCTCGAAACCCTGGCAAAGCAGGCAAACGTAGCGTTTTTCGGAATCAAAGACAGCAAAGATCCGGTCAAAATAGTGAAGTCGGGATTGGAGGCTATGAAGGGCAAGGGCGTTGTAATCTGCGATACCAGCGGCAGAAGCGCTCTTGACGCAAACCTGGTAGAGGAGCTCAAAAGGGTATCTGATGCGTTCGCCCCGGAAGAAAAGGTACTTGTCGTTAGCGCAGACATAGGCCAGGTTGCCGGCAGGCAGGCCCGCGAATTCGCAAAAGCAATATCAATCAGCGGAGTAATAGTAACAAAAATGGACGGCTCTGCGAAGGGCGGAGGCGCACTGAGTGCAGCAAATGCGGCGCACGCACCAGTAATGTTCATAGGTACTGGAGAGAAGATCTCCAATATAGAGCCGTTCGATTCCGAAAAATTTATCGGCGAACTGCTTGGAGTACCAAACATAGAAAAACTCATAGAACATGTAAGCGCGGCGGTCAAGGAAGCCAATCTAAGCGAAGACGAGATAGACGTAGAAAAGCTCGATTTTGAAACGTTCTACGCGCAGCTCAAGGCATTGAACAAGATGGGCCCGCTGAAAAATGTGTTTGGCATGCTAGGCGCTCCGGACGTTCCAAAGGAGCTGGTCGAAGAGGGCGAATCGAAGCTCAACAAATACAAAGTGATAATATCGTCAATGACCAAGGAGGAAAGGCAGAACGAAAAGCTGCTCCACGACCCAAGCCGCGCGGAAAGGGTCGCCAGGGGAAGCGGCACAACGGAAAAGGACGTGCGCGCGCTGCTATCAGATTTCAACAAGATGAAAAAATCTTTCAACATGCTAAAAAACAACCGCGGAATGAAGCGCTTCTTTTCCAAGCTCTCATAA